From Acinonyx jubatus isolate Ajub_Pintada_27869175 chromosome E2, VMU_Ajub_asm_v1.0, whole genome shotgun sequence:
CATTCCCTGCAGCTCTGACACACGTTCCCCAAGCCCTAACCACGCGGATCTAGGAGAGGAAGATTTAGACACGTTCCCCCAGCACATAGGTTAATTTTGCTTGCTCAAATTATCTGCTGTTGTCTTTTGCTCACTTAATCTACAGATCCacttctaaggttttttttttttttttaatttttttttccagccaacTCAAAGCCAAAAAATTTAATAGTCATTATgcaaggggaggggaagcaaaaggAGTACAGGTGGTCCACAGAACAGGACACAGGAAACCTCAAGCTATGAGGTCAATTTGTGATTAAGTGGAAAACTGAGGTGATCCGACAAACGTGACACTAGTGGATAGATAGCTCGGAAATACTTAGAAGGGCTGCAAGAGGGAGGAACAGATGGTAAGGAAACAAATTAAGGCTGCTGGGGAACCTGAGTCCATGTTAAGCTTAAGTTGACTgtaaagaaagcttttttttgttgttttttgtgttttttttgtttttttttttttaatttttaaaatttaagttagaCATGGGGGAGGAGGGTCAGACAGGTGAAGACAAGAAATCAGGTAAGCGATAGAAAGCTCTAAGGATACTAGCTCCTGGGCACCCAGGGTGCAGACTGACTTGTGGCAGTTCACACTACTGAAGCCACGATGCTACTTGTCACTTAAGGCAGGAAGCGCACAAAGGAAGTGATGGAAGTTGTTAGCCTGCATCCTTATTTACAACACAAAAGTCTCTCCCTCTGGTTCTCAACCGTCAGTAGGCACTACTGTGATCTAGTGATGGTTGCAACCCACTCTTTAAAGGCAAAAACGTAGGATTTATAGGGAAAAGCTTCAGTTTTTGTAAATTCATTATCAAACACACATCaggttggttaaaaaaaaaaaacaaaacttgtaatATTTTAGCATGAGAACCACTGCAAGGTACAATGTGGCAACCAACCACTTTGGGTCACAAAAGGCCAATCCACATATTGTAAAGGCTTACACAGCATTAGGTTCCAAAGTGTTGGTGTCGACGAAATGGCTGAAAAGGAAGTTCAAAACACTTCTCTTTTCAAACAGCaaagaataaaagacattttacCTTTCATGCTTACACTTGTACAGGAATACTTAACAGTAAGGAATGACACACAATTACTCGAAACGATACCAATGGGGTCCAAATAATGCACAAGAAGTCTTTCTCAGAATCTAAGATGCttagaaatatattctaatttgttgctctcttcctcctccaaaaaaaaaaaaaaaatccgagtACCAGGTAAGGTACCTCTGCACAGTAAACTGTAACTGTATATAATATCAAATCCAAAGATATGTGATTACTGTTTTGCTACGATATGCTATTTTATATACACTGCAGGGAGCATTATATATAGGTTACAGAAATGTCATTTACAGTTGACTGGGGCGATTTCTGTAGTCTCAAAAACCCCTGGGGTTTTCCCTCAATAAGGTCACTCAGATGCAAGGTATGTGCTAGAGCTTTCCCATATGCACACACTGGTGCTGGATGGGAGACAGCTGGATGGGGGAGAGCTAGATGGGGGAGAGCTGAGACCAAAGCAGTTTCcacctttggtttctttttagtcTGAGTTGTCTGATGTTAAAAGTCAGGTGTGTACGTGCCAAGGTAAGTTTCTTCTGACATTGTTATGGATTGGTCTGAAGTCTCTGGTTTAGTAAGGGTCAAGTTCTAAGTGAAGGTTTCCTAACCTTTATACTTATGTTCTCAGCCGGTATGAGTATTCTGGTGTCTAGCGAGGGACAGGCGATCACTGAAAAGCTGCCCACAGACATCACACTTGAAATATTTGTCATCGGCCCTGTCGTTGTCGCTGGTGCTGGTGCTGGCATGTTCAGTGTAGCGGGAGCTTTCCCCATAGACATTTCCAGGCTCAAATATTATCACCCTGGCATGGGTTTTCAGGTGCTCACCATAGGCAGAGTTGGAAGCAAAGGTTTCTCCGCATTCCCTGCAGTCGTAGTATGGCTCCTCAACCTGAATCTCTTGATCTTCGCCTTCTTCTTCTGGGTCTTCGATCCCTGCCCCATCTGGCTCATCAGCATCTCCCTCTGGCTCTTCAGCTCTTTCCTCTGGGTCTTCGATCCCTGCCCCGTCTGGTTCATCAGCATCTCCATTGGGCTGTTCGGCCTCTCCGTTGGGCTGTTCGGCTTCCCCATCTGGCTCTGCAGCCTCCCCATCTGGTCCCTCGGCCTCTCCATTGGGCTCGGCGGCCTCCACATTGGGCTCGGCAGCCTCCACCTCAGGCTCGGCAGCCTCCACCTCGGGCTCGGCAGCCTCTACGTTTGACCCCTGGATCCGCAGCACTTCTCGTGGAACAAGGACATTGGCTTCCACCTCCTGggctccttcttcttcctcttcttcaagaTGAAGCTTCTGGTGCTTGGTGAGAACGGTGTTATGAATAAAGGACTTCCCACAGTCCTTGCATTCATAGAATGGTGAATCTCTTTTGGGGGGCTCAGTAAGAAAGGAAGTATGAACAAAAGAGGCCCCATAATCATAGGGCTCGTCTTTCTCGTGAATTCTCATGTGCTCCCTAAGGTCTGACTGATTGAGGAAGGTTTCTCCACATGTTTTACATTCATAGTGTTTCTCTTCGGTTTGACTTCTCTGAAACTCAGTAAGGGCTAAGCCTGGACTCACTGCATCTTCACTTCTCTGGCCCTGTTCCGGTAAATCCTCTCTGGTGTGAATTCTCATATGCTCACCGAGGACAGAGCCATGAATGAAGTCTTGTCCGCACACATGGCACTGAAGGGATGTTCCTGCAGTGGGATTCTTCTGTGGGGCACGAGGCCTCCGCGGGTTGATGACCAGGGGCTGCACAAAAGGCTCATCATACCTTCTTTGGCCATAAAATTGATCTTGCTCGTGGATTTTCTGATGCtcaaaaaggaatgagctatgaACGAAGGATTCCCCACATGCCGGGCATTCATAGAGCTGCTCTCCAATGTAATCTTTCTGATACTCGCTGACAGAATGGGTGTGGATTACAGAATGGGTGTACTCACGACTATCGATGAGATACTCTCTGCCATGAACTTTCTGATGATCCTTAAGGTCTGCGCGATCTGCAAAGCCTAGCCCACAGTCCTTACAGCCATAGATTGCATCTTCAGGCTCGTCCTGCTCGTCCTGCTCATCTGGCTCATTCTGCCGAGGCTCTTCCGGCCGAGGCCCTTCAAGGCCTATGCCCTGAATAACAGTGTCTCCAAAGAGCTTCCGACCATGGAATTCTTCTCGGGCATAGATTTTCTGATGTGCACCAAGGTCTCCGATGGTGGCAAAGCATTCCCCACACTCCCTGCATCTGTTGCGTACTTGCTGTTCAGCGTAACTTGTCTGCGCTTGCTCCTCGTCATAACTGATTTGTGTCGGTTGCACCATGTAGCTCGTTTGTGCTGCTTGCTGTGTGTAACTCATGTGCCCTGGCTGTACAGCGTAACTCATGTGCATTCCAGAGTAACTCGTCTGCACTGGGTGTTTGGCGTAACTCGTTTGCGCTGCTTGGTCAGAGTACCTCATCTGTGATGAGTGTCCAGCATAACTTGTCTGTGGTTGCTGCTCAGCGTAACTCGTCTGAGGATCAGTAGAGACTAAGCTGCGAATTACAGAACGTTCGTAGTTTTTACTTCCAGAGGGCTTCTTTCTATCGTGAATCTTCAGATGCTCAGTGAGGTCGTAGCTACGAACAAAAGATTCTCCACACTCTGGACATTCATAGAATTTCTCTCTAGGGCGAAATGTTTGATGGTCACCAAAACGTAGGGAGTGAATTACAGAGGTCTCATAGTTCCTACGctcaatgtttttcttcttcGAACGAGCCTTCTGATGTTCACGGACATTTGAGGTGGGAGTAGATGATTCGCCATCCTTCTTAAGTTCACTGGATCCCTGACTAGCTGGACTTTTCTGAGATTCCATATGGGATACACTTTGTATGACAGAGTCCTTGTAGTTGTTATTCTTACCCCCTTCATTAGGGTTCTCTCTGGCAGGAGTTGTCTGTTGCTTATCATGACAGTCTGAAACAGAAGTGGAGGATTCTCCCTTCTCTTCACATTCAACGACTTCATTTCCATCGCAACTTTTGGGAGGTTTGAAAGCAGCTACACTATGGATAACAGACCTCTCgtatttctttccttcagagGTATTCTCTCCAGCATGGGCTTTCTGGTGTTCGGTAACACCTGAGCTTTGAATGGTAGACTCTGCAATCACTTTTGGTTTGCTGGGCCCCACTGCACTGTGACTCTTCTCAGCCTTAGCAAAGGCTAAGCTATGAATAACAGACCTCTCATATGGTTTCCTCTCATAGACGTTTTCTTGAGGAGGAACCTTCTGGTTGTCATCAGGGTTAGAGCTGACGGTGAACGCCTTCTGGTCCTCATCATCTTCAGGTGGTCTTGTTATAGTATGACTCTTCTGGGATTCAGTGAAGGGCACGCTATGAATGACAGACTTCTCGTACCCCCTGCCTTCAAAGAGGTTCTTTCGAGAATGAATTTTCTGATGCTCACTGAGGTCTGAGCTTTGCCTAAAGGCATCCCCGCCATCTGTAAAGTCATACAGCTTCTCTTTTGGGTACGTCTTCTGACGCCTTTTAAGGGACTGACCAGGAATAAATGTTTCCTCACACACTTTACCCTTACTTTCAAAGAGGTTTCCTCTAGTATGGATCTTCTGATGTTCTTTCAGGGATGAGCTGTGATGGAAGGTCTCCCCACACACCTTACATTCATACATTTTCTCTTTACCATACGTTTTCGGAAGATCATTGGGGGGTGGGCTGGGTTTAAAGCCTTCCCCACGCTCATTATCTTTGTCATCTCTACCATGGATTTTCTGGTGGTCAATTAGGGCAGAGCTATGAAGGAAGGTTTCCTTACACACCTTACATTCATAGAATTTATCTTTCCCATATATTTTCTGGAGCTCACTGAAGGTTGGGCTAGGCATGAATGGCTCCTCATACTCCTCATCATTACATTCTGCAAGATGCTCTCTAGCATGAATTTTCCGATGTTCGGCAAGCGCGGCACTCTTATTAAAGGTTTCCCCACACTCCTTACATTCAAAGCGTTTCCCTCCAGCCTGACTTTTCTGAACCTCACTGACAGCCACACTATGAATAAACGATTCACCATACTCATAGAGATTCTCTCTAGTATGCATGATCTGATGTTCGACAAATTCGGAAATCACACTGAAAGACCTCCCACATTCATCACACACATAGGGCATTGCCCCAAAATCAAGTGGCTGCGACTCAGTGAAGGAGGGGGCGCTAAGGCTGCTCATGCTCATGGCTTTTCTCATTTCACTACATTCAAAAGGTCTCTTCCTTGCATAGCCCTTCTGCTCGTGAGCTGAACCCTTCCCATCTGTGTCAAACTGATAGCGCCTTTTTCTCTCAAGAACTCTCTTTTTGGAAACAAGACTCGAGTTAAAATTAAAGCCTCCCCCAAAGCCATTCCCTTCATAGCCCCTCTCCTGAATCACCGACTCCCTCTTGTTGAACGAAACTTCCTTCCAATCATTGTCTGGCCTTCTGGGGAACCTCTGGGACCGATCGTTAGATTCCCTTGCCCGTCCTGATTTAGAGTTGCGCGAAACGTCCTTGATGAATTTTTCCATGATCACCCCGTGGGAAGATTCATCTTCACAAATTCCCCGCCGATGGGTTGACTTTTTGGTTTCAGGCATAGATTTTAGACCTGAAAAGAAACCCCAAGTGTAAATACTCCCTAATTCCTATACCTGTAACATTGAGACTTCTGTGACGATGGTGTGAATATAAAATGTAACAGGTCTACCAATACGTACGTAAGGCTCCCATCTCATTAACTCAAATGGCCACTAGGTACAACCTGCCTCGTGCTTACCTCGACTGGTGCTTGGGTAGGCACTTCTCTTTGACCTCGATGAATGGCCCTGTGTCATGTGGGAGTGGCCGTCGTCTTCTGCAAGCTGAACCCCTGTTCACAAGAATGATATGACAGCTTACGCTCAAGCTGGGCACAAGACTCATCACCGTAAGATGGTGCCTACCTTCCTAGGAACCACTAAACAGGAGGTGGCCCACGCCCAACTCCTGGAGTGTCTTCTATGTGCAGTCCCATGTCCTTACTGTCCACTCCTCAGCCCATTCTagcctgaattttattttttaatatgaagtttgttgtcaaattggtttccatacaatacccagtgctcatcccaacaggtgctctcctcaatgcccatcacccattttcccctccctcccctcccccccccatcaaccctcagtttattctcagtttttaagagtctcttatggtttggctccctccctctctaactttttttcttccttcccctccaccatggtcttctattaagtttctcaggatccacgttaAGAgtcaaaacatatggtatctgtctttctctgtatgacttattacCTGAATTTTAACTAATTCTCCTGATTCCACCTAGAAATCTGCACAGAGACCACTACATGTCCTGAAATTCAGTGCACCTTTTTCAGTCTTCACCTTCCTGTAATGAACACTTAAATCCTGACACCCTCTTTTTCACTGGCTTCCatgattctcttcctctttcttgactCTTCCTCAGCTGTTCCCCTAACACCAGAGCTCCCTGAGGCTCCATTGCCTTGCAAAGCTCTCTCCCCTCAGTGCCAGCCAACTGCCCACTATGCTAGCCAACTTCAAGGGAAGTCCAAACTGGAACTCAGGATCCCATTCTAAGTAGGTATTTAAAAATCCTCACTGCCACCTCTCTAGAAAAAGTACCAACTCGTGGCAAGAGCCATCTCCCCATTCTCCACGACCTTGTACAATATACTCAATATACCCACAGCCAGAATGATTTCTCAAAAACACATCTcatcatttatttctctgcttaaaatatTCCAAAGGCTTCTTATCACCCTTAAAATCCAAACATATTAACATGGAGTCTAATGTCCTACAGCTTTAAGAGTCAGGTGACAAAAAGCTCCAGTAACTGGGTCTCTCTGCTTACCCAGAGAGAGCAGCTTCCTGTAGTTTTCCATGTTGTCCTGAATCGGGTTCTGAGGCTTCCTGTCCTCGGTCAGGTTCACAACGTCCTGGTATGACACGGCATCCTAAAATACCAAACACAGACCTCTCGATGGAGTCCTTCCATGGGTGCCCAAGAGAGAAGAATGCTGGCAATACGGGCGctacacacacagatatgtagAAAGTGCGCA
This genomic window contains:
- the PEG3 gene encoding paternally-expressed gene 3 protein, coding for MLPPKYLSATKPKKSWAPDVHELDSDLTKEPDATIREGATDPEFFHQRFRNFLYVEFVGPRKTLFKLRNLCLDWLQPETRTKEEIIELLVLEQYLTILPEKIKPWVRAKKPENCEKLVTLLENYKEMYEPGDDNNSDLRSEDSMSRKGAESPPPRSASSFCSDRDRDWDQEWDRERDRDWDLDWDRDRERRGRSRDLGSRDRWPYPRNPRGRLPQRDLSLPLMEKTTFATERERKRRDSVMDYESRSQDAVSYQDVVNLTEDRKPQNPIQDNMENYRKLLSLGVQLAEDDGHSHMTQGHSSRSKRSAYPSTSRGLKSMPETKKSTHRRGICEDESSHGVIMEKFIKDVSRNSKSGRARESNDRSQRFPRRPDNDWKEVSFNKRESVIQERGYEGNGFGGGFNFNSSLVSKKRVLERKRRYQFDTDGKGSAHEQKGYARKRPFECSEMRKAMSMSSLSAPSFTESQPLDFGAMPYVCDECGRSFSVISEFVEHQIMHTRENLYEYGESFIHSVAVSEVQKSQAGGKRFECKECGETFNKSAALAEHRKIHAREHLAECNDEEYEEPFMPSPTFSELQKIYGKDKFYECKVCKETFLHSSALIDHQKIHGRDDKDNERGEGFKPSPPPNDLPKTYGKEKMYECKVCGETFHHSSSLKEHQKIHTRGNLFESKGKVCEETFIPGQSLKRRQKTYPKEKLYDFTDGGDAFRQSSDLSEHQKIHSRKNLFEGRGYEKSVIHSVPFTESQKSHTITRPPEDDEDQKAFTVSSNPDDNQKVPPQENVYERKPYERSVIHSLAFAKAEKSHSAVGPSKPKVIAESTIQSSGVTEHQKAHAGENTSEGKKYERSVIHSVAAFKPPKSCDGNEVVECEEKGESSTSVSDCHDKQQTTPARENPNEGGKNNNYKDSVIQSVSHMESQKSPASQGSSELKKDGESSTPTSNVREHQKARSKKKNIERRNYETSVIHSLRFGDHQTFRPREKFYECPECGESFVRSYDLTEHLKIHDRKKPSGSKNYERSVIRSLVSTDPQTSYAEQQPQTSYAGHSSQMRYSDQAAQTSYAKHPVQTSYSGMHMSYAVQPGHMSYTQQAAQTSYMVQPTQISYDEEQAQTSYAEQQVRNRCRECGECFATIGDLGAHQKIYAREEFHGRKLFGDTVIQGIGLEGPRPEEPRQNEPDEQDEQDEPEDAIYGCKDCGLGFADRADLKDHQKVHGREYLIDSREYTHSVIHTHSVSEYQKDYIGEQLYECPACGESFVHSSFLFEHQKIHEQDQFYGQRRYDEPFVQPLVINPRRPRAPQKNPTAGTSLQCHVCGQDFIHGSVLGEHMRIHTREDLPEQGQRSEDAVSPGLALTEFQRSQTEEKHYECKTCGETFLNQSDLREHMRIHEKDEPYDYGASFVHTSFLTEPPKRDSPFYECKDCGKSFIHNTVLTKHQKLHLEEEEEEGAQEVEANVLVPREVLRIQGSNVEAAEPEVEAAEPEVEAAEPNVEAAEPNGEAEGPDGEAAEPDGEAEQPNGEAEQPNGDADEPDGAGIEDPEERAEEPEGDADEPDGAGIEDPEEEGEDQEIQVEEPYYDCRECGETFASNSAYGEHLKTHARVIIFEPGNVYGESSRYTEHASTSTSDNDRADDKYFKCDVCGQLFSDRLSLARHQNTHTG